The Arabidopsis thaliana chromosome 5, partial sequence genomic interval caaaactagtttttgtaacttttaGAATCTAGTAAAAGGGCAAGTTTCCAACTTCGTTGTTCCTAATACAGAGTTTATAACAAGAAACACCAAAACCTGGAAGAATTTTAGTTATCAAGAAATAAGAATCAGAAAGATGGAAAAATCTTCTTGGAAGACAGGAATCGTCAATGCTTCATAGCAAATGGCCTATGCATAAATTATATCTTAGTTTAGATTGAAAACATTGTGAAACGTTTTGTTGGTCGATTGCACCAAGTCTCTAAAATTACAACCCTCATCAACCATAACGACTATGGGCGGGTTAAGATAACTAAAACGAGACAGATAAGAGTTTTCTAACAGGAAGACCCCAACCTTCTTACTCTTTGTTCAACTTCTTGACGCTAATCCTCATTTCCAACACATCACCACGCAATAAACTGTTGGGAATCAACATGAAATTCTCTTGCGGGGTTTGAAAACTCAACTTAAGAACCCTCTTCACCTCTGGTGATTGGTAAATCACAGTGTGTCCATCGACAGTGTAAGAGAGAGCATATGAGTACTGACTTAATTCTGGAGAAGATGGCGCAATGCAGCTTACAGTTACATACACACCATACGGCTCCCTGAAACACTGCACTGCAAACAAATGATTCGTCAAGTGTTCCGTTCTAATCAATATCTTTTTGCTGATGTTCATCCGGACACTTAAGGGAATGTCACAAATGAACGTATTAATCTGGTTTATTTCCATATGGGTAATACGATAGTGAGTGTACAGATCCTTGTATGAGCTAGTGTAATTGCAATCCAATGCAGGGCAGGCGCAATGAGAGAACATGCATTCCTTTTCATGAGTTAACTCTTTCCCATAAGATACATTCTTTTTGCAACCTAACTTGGCGTTCGGACACGGGATCAAGATCGATTCAAGAACACTCTCCATTGCTCTGCAGCGATTGTGGCCAACAGGCGAAGTACACGCAGGGCATTTGTTATTTAGTTTGGGACAGCAAGAAGAACAAGCCAAATGTCCATTATCACActgaaattcaaaaccaataaCTTGTGATCAAAAGCTATAACAACGTCGAGATAATATTCATCGAATCGACCAAGGATAATAGTTCTCTCCCCAAATGATTCTCCCATATAATTCATGATATAGACAAGTTATACACATATTTTCAATAACTATATACAACTGCATACATGAACATAACTTACTAAAGTTCACTAGAATTCTATAAAATCATCACAAGCTAAAGCTTAAGGACACTCTTGAAATCTAGTAACTAGTAAATGGGCACAATTccaacttcttctctctgcaATTTCTTTAACATAACTTTCAAAAGTTCACTAGAATCCTCAAAAGCTAAGGCTACTCTTAGAATCAAGTAAATGGCCACAGTTCCAACTATGTTCAGAGTTCTaaccaaaacagaaacttTCTGAAAAATACGAAATGATTCAATTTGAGAAATTACGAAACCTGGAAGATGGGAATTGTGAAAGCTTCGTAGCAAATGGGACAATCGAGAATCTCCAGATCCATTAGCATTGTCGAGCGTTTCTTAGCGTCTCTCTTAGCTGCATCACTAGAAGAAAGTTGTCTCTTTTGCGAGAGAATGCTGTTAGATCCAATTCCTTCGCCGGGAGATTCCAAAATCGCGGCACCAACCATGTCGGAGAGATgactaaaccctaaattcgcTTTTAGTCTTCTCGAAAACTGAGAGAGGCAAATAGAGaatttagttgattttgttcatTGATGGATGGTTTTACAGAGAAAGGAGACAATGGCACAAACTATAGATGATATGGGCTTCGATAGTTCTTCAATTCCCAATTAAGGcccatataatatataaacaatacctttttttgataaacttATAAACAATATCTAATTTTTAAGTCTATTAATATTTacaatataaaagaatataattatatatataaaaccatttaaaaattaatattagtCTTAaagtttatgtattttttaattcttcaATTCCCAATTAAGGCccatataatatataacagAAACAATGtctaaattttacaaaatacaataataattatttatttagtcTTAAtagtttatgtattttttgctacattaattaataagctaatttttatttttaaaagttatgtagcttttatttatttttttgtcaaaaatgtgGTTTTGAAGTTGGGATTTGGGGCAATCACAAACCACTAGACTAATTTTACCTTGGAAGATTGataaaaatagcaaaaaaaaacaatttcttcaaaaatagCAGCTCATTTGAATAGTTCCAAAATTACactcaaaactttaattaattattaaatatttaatataaataactaatttaattaaataaataaaattaaatatttctcGCCAAagatttttgtcaaaattttctcacaaaaaaaaatccgtcAAATGTttcccataaaaaaaatttaggaaaGATTATTATACGAAATTTGGGAAGGATTTCACGGAATTCATAAaagatttcacaaaaaaatctttcctAAAACTCTTCCTGAATTTTGTAGAATCTTTCTTAAATTCAGGAAATGATTCTTTGAAAGATTCCACGACATAGATGTCACTCCATTCAGTATCAGAGTCCTGACCTCTTTTCTTCAGgtaatttctaaatttaatatatcataGTGTTGACCTCTATTCCTCAagtaattttcaaattaaatgtttaaaaattcttttgatttttggtggTAGACTGCTAAGATTAAAGAGTCCGATATCTACATGATGAAGATAATGGAGTGCTATACAATGTAAGCTAGTAATTCAAACCTTGAGGAAAATATTATTGGAAACGCAAGGAAAAAATCGGCGGTTGATTCACAGAATTAACAGATATATAGGTTAGTATATGCTTAAACCAATATAATTTCAATAACCATATCGTTTGCAGAATTAACAATTTATGAGTTATatagttcattttttttgaatagGGTCAATTACTATGCAGAAGTAGCAGATtgctaataaaaaaaaagtttgtgttAGCATATTCATAGAGCATTCACCCAAATGATGAATTTGTGtactttttgaatttttttaattgttaattttaataattaaaaataaaataattatttgaatgctattttgtccaaaaaatgtttgagtgctatttttttccaaaaacttGAAATGGTGCTATTTATggaaatttctattttaacttttgctattattttttctgctaaagatttaagaattttgGTATTAGCTTTTATATTCTTAACTAATATGTAAAATTGCAGTTAAAACTACCATATTGGAATTCTTTAATCATTGAATCACAATTCACaactaaattttttcttctgcttttaGACATCACACGTTCGTACGTTTACTTATAATTAGATTTCGACTAAGAGTAGAATAAAAGATGGAGACCATAATCATGACAAACGAAAGAGCACGCATTACTCCAATTTGGTCATGCATAAAGTATAGCTTAGAAgttattagattaaaaaactgtgaaatgttttgttggtcgaTTCCATCAAAATTTCCATTATCACTCTAAATGCACAAAAACGTGTTAAGCAATACCAAACAAATTGCATCAAAGCTGAATCAAGCCGTTAAGCAATTACATCGGATCTTAGTTcgtcaaaacttatataaatgTCAGACGAGATAGAGAGAGTAAAAAAATGACATTCCTTCCTTCTAGTTCTATATCACCTCAACATTCTTACTCTTGGTTCGACGTTTCGACGATAGAAAGCTTAATATCCAACAATTCACTACGCAATAAATTGTGAGGTATCAACATGAAATTCTCTTGAGGTGTTTCAAAACTCACTTTACGAACCCTCTTCATTTGTGGTGATCTGTAAACCATAGTGTGTTCATCCACAGTGTAGGAGATTTGATATGAGAACTGTCCAACTTCTGGAGCAGATGGTGCAATGCAGCTTACGGTTACATACACACCACACGACTCCCTAAAACACTGCACTGcaaacaatattttcttctcataTACCCTTGTAATTTGTATCTTATCGCTGATAAGCATCGGGGCCTTATATGGAATGCTAGATCTAAAGCAGTTAGTGGTCCAGTATGAGTTCGAGATGTGAGTCAGTTTATAGTGATCATAGAGATCCTCGTATCGGCCGGAGTACTCACAGTCCAATGAAGGGCATGAGCATAGAGAGAAAATGCATTCTTCTTCATGAGTTGATTTTTTCCCATATAAGAAACTCTCGGTGCAACCAAACATGTCGTTTGGGCATGTGACCAATATCGATTCAAGAATATTCTCCATTGGCTGATAAAGAAAGCACAAGCAGGGCATTTGTTCCTCAGTTTGGGACAGCAAGAAGAGCATGCTAAATGTCCATTCTCACACtgacatacaaaaaaaaaaacactgtaaaaatttcaagaaaaaaaatatgtattaaaagctggaaaaaaacaatttttagacaagaaacaaaacctgGAAGATAGGACACGTCAATCCTTCACAGCAAATAGGACAATCGAGGATATCAAGATCTAGCAATGTCGCCGAGCGTTGTCTCTTAGCCACTCTCTCCCCTCCATGACCTTGAGATATCAAAGCTTCTAAGGCTCCCACCATGTCACCTAGATAtcaatagtaaaaatattatcatattttcattaatcaaacaattttaaaacatcCTCGACTGATGAAGGCAGAAGAGTTTGTTCGAAACTTTTATAAGACTTCCGtaccaaaaaaagtaaaaaaaaaaaagagtgtttaAACGCCAACTTTTTAAATCTCAAAACACAAGTCTGATATCTCTTAAACAACGATGGATAGATCTATTTGTAGAAGACAACTTTTAATACATCTCTTAGGAGTGGTAAACACAAATCCAAACTaactaaggaaaaggaaactaaccagaaaaaggaaatcttGTTAAATACCTTAGAgcttgaaaaccaaaaacgcAAGGGAAAGCTAGAAGAACACGTGTATGTTcggttttattttaattagggttttgtgtaaGGGTTGAAGAAGTATTTGACACAAGTTCATATCGTAATTAACGCAACTGATATATGTGTAGTCAATCAATCAGACATTCACATgtgttaaatatattttaggttttttacTTATGAAGaggaaaattataaaaacaattaaacgACTaacatcattatcatcatgaTACGTGTGATGATCAATTTGATTGTAACATgtgtcaaatattttaatattttactgTATTATCTTATATGGCATATTAattggtttttaaattttcgcatgtttccaaatatttaatttacgTTTCTCATAAGTCAAAACCATGGAATAATTTTGATCAAGGAAGCATGGAATGAAGCAAACATCATTCAAGTTTCACCGCAAGAGCTTAAAATTTCTACTTGATGAATATTACTAAGACAGGAGAAGAAACTACACACCACAATACTTCGGTGAGGACTCTTCTAGCCATTGAGATGATGACTCTTCTAGCCATTGATTTCGGTATTTTTGAGCTTGGATCGGTTTTCATACTCAGCTTGTATTCTGCTCCAACCTTAAGGTATTTATGGGTCGCACAATTAAGTCGCCACATTTTTAAACGAACAGTCTTGTCATAGTATGTTTACATCAGCatataaacaaagaagagtGATGACAATTTATGGACTAAAGCTTGACATATATCAAAAGTTGtgttaaaacaattaatacCTAGCATGTACTGTATAATAATACATTTGAAAAGATGGAACGGTTGAAACACTGTGAAATGTTTGGTTGGTCGATTTCATCACATTAAGTGCAAAACCAAACGAGTTATAATCAAAGTTGTAATCTAGTTAAACTGAAACCTAATTAAATCAAGCCGTTAAGCAATCAAATCGGGTCTTACTTCATCGGGGCAAAGCTTATATGTTAAATAAAACAGACGAGACAAAAAGAGTTTCCATGTACATAggaatatgaaaacaataatagaATGACCTTCCTAGTTCTATATATCACCTCAACTTCTTACTCTTGGTCCACATTTTCGATGATAAAAACCTGCATCTCCAACAAGTCACCACGCAATAAACTGTGAGGTATCAACATGAAATTCTCTTGAGGGGTTTCAATACTCACTTTACAAACCCTCTTCACCTCCGGAGATTCATAAGTCACAGTGTGTCCATCCACATTGTAGGAGAGTTGATATGAGAACTCTCCTACTTCTGGAGCAGATGGTGCAATGAAGCTTACAGTCACATACACACCACACGGTTCCCTAAAACACTGCACTGCAAGCAATAGTTTCTTCTCATGTACCCTTTTAATTAGTATCTTATCGCTGATGAGCATGGAGGTCGTAAAGAAATTGGCACATCTAAAGCGCTTAATATTCCAGAAAATATTCGTGGAGTGAGTCAGTTTATAGTGAGCGTAGAGATCCTTGTATGAGCCAGTGTAATCGCAGACCGATGAAGGGCATGAGCATTGAGAGAAGATGCATTCTTTTTCATGAGCTGACTCTTTCCCATAAAAGAAACTCTTGGTACAACCAAACCTGACGTTTGGGCATGGGATCAAAATAGATTCAAGAACACTCTCCATTGCTCTGCTGCGACTGTGACCAACAGGCAAAGTACATGCAGGGCACTTATTACTCAGTTTGGGACAGCAAGAACCGCAAGCCAAATGCCCATTATCAcactgaaaaaacaaaatacaaattgtGGTTAAAAAGCTGTAACTACACCTTCAAAATTcgagaaaaaatatagatattaaaAACTGGACAATTGAATTTTCAGATAACAGTATTCATTGGCATCTTAGAATGGTTCAGTTTTTTAGCAATTCCTAAgcaattcttttaaaatttcacaTTCAACCTCACGAAGTTGTACAAAcgtatatttttctttttgactatAATTTGacattattcaaaaaaaaaaaaaagtgaattttCATATAAGACACAAAACCTGGAAGATAGGACTCGTCAATGCTTCACAGCAAATAGGACAATCGAGGATATCAAGATCTAGCAGTACTATCGCCGAGCGTTGTCTCTTAGCCACTCTCTCCCCTCCATCACCTTGAGATATCAAAGCTTCCGAAATTGAAGCTAGCACCATGTCGCGTAGAAATCAATAGGAGAAATTTGTCCTCGGCTGATGAAGGGGGAAGGGTTTAGAGGGTTTGTTCAAAACTTTGATACAAACAAAGGTGAGAATTCTCTTCTCGTGTCTGAACACCAGTTTATttaatctcaaaaaaaaagtatgataATTAACTCTTAAACAAGAATGATGGAGAGATCTCTGTTTATAGAAGACGAATTTTAGAAAACACCTCTTAGAGTCTTAGGAATTGGaaataaaatgtcaaaaatcCCAAACAGGAAAAAGGGAACAAActagaaaaaggaaaaacaatcaaacagaAGGGAAAGCTAGACTTGAAGAACACACAtgtatgttctgttttttaattagggttttgtgaacctttgtttattaaatatcTTGTATTGTAAAGGTTGAAGAGGtgttaaaatcataaattaacGCGACTGACACGTGTAATCAATCAAACAGACATCGacatgtataaaaatattttaattttcttttgacatTATTTTGTATACGTCTTCCGATTAAACTACATAATTCCTTATGAAATTTGAAAGTATGTCTTATGTATGATTAGAGAGATTTGAGGTGCAAGTTTctgtttgttatatatataagggaGACATAAACTTATGAGAAGTTGGGTTTTGATAGAATAAAAATCCCTAAGAGATTTGATGTGAGAGATTATGGGTGATCATATGTGACGTAGCTTCGCAAATTTGGTGTTTGTGTGATCAAACTTATTTGTGTATTGGTGTTTACCATTCGTGTTGGAGAGTTTTGGtgattgttggttttgttggtgCGTAGAATTGAAGTCTAGGTTCAGGGGGAGTTTAGCTCAGGTTAGGTTATCATGattaaatttaggttcatattGAATTTAGTTAAGGGTAGAGATTTATTCTTAAGACTTCATATTAATAGAACAGAGCGGTGAATCAAGAGGGTTGTGCTTGCTTTACGTGTTTGTGAataagttgtatttgttttctggttctattgaaatcaaaatcttgaCGTGGTCTCGGAGagtagaaaaaatcaaatctcgTTAACAAATTTTGTGTCTCTTTACTTTATGCACTTTCAAGTGGTAGCAAAGCGGGTTCTCGATAGAGATTTAGTCTTGTTTCGGGTAGATCAGGGTGAGGTTCATAAGATCGTTCAGGAGATCATTCATGAGATCATTAAGGAAGTAAAACGGAGCTAAGAATCGTGCGTTATGGATTCATACAACTCATGAATACTTGGTCTAGGAGAGTTAATCATTACAGAGATGGTGCAATGGGGTTTCATCCTTGGTTTCGATGGAGGCGATCCTTGAATTAGTTTTTGACATGATGTGACTCAATTAAGGGGAGATTGGTGTTGCTAGGTTGATGTGTTATTGGTGATGAAGTCATCGAAACTAGAGTTGTTGAGTTCAAATACATAGTCAAAAAGGGAGAGATTGAATATGCAATTATCTCGTTGTTCTGTACTAGTCGTCGAAATAGTGCAGGAAGTAGTACAAGAAGTGATTCAAGAAGTTGAGATGCATAAATGATGACGAGGAGATCGAGTACTTGGATTTTGGACGGTGTGTTACgtcaagaaaaaaggaaattatatTTGCTTTAAGACAAAAGGACTCATATAAGTTTgcttgaagagaaaaagaaactggCAAAAATGTGGCTCGAGTTATACGAATCGGTTAGTCTTCTTAGCCAAAGAAGTGAATAACCATTGaagaatattttcatttcaatctCGTAGATGTACATTCCATAGGAAAGATACgcattccttttttttcattcatccATGTATTAAGAAATCCAACAATTCAAACTTCTAGAGATGCCACAAGAGATTGTGTTAAACATAGACAGAGAAACTTAGGCCATAGTTCAAATTCTACTGCTACTACCACCACTGCtctttgcaaattatatacatacacCAAAAAATAGAGTCTGCACAGTTTTTGAGACTATCCACTAAAACACTAATTTTTTCTATTCAACATCCTCATCAGTAAGTAAGGTTGAGCCAATCAAACTCATTCTCTGGCAGctctttctccatttctttcaCTCCTCTCTCCACAATCACATTGATTCTCCACAACACAATCTTACTTCCCCATTTCATGCCTTTGATTACATAGAGTCTCCAAAGCAGACCCTTAACGAATTTGTATTGGCTCGTACTGTACCATTCCAATTGTTTCTTGACAATACTTTCCATATCTCTGAAAGCTCTCCTAACAATCCCAACTTCCATTTCTCTTTCCACAAGCTCTCTTATAGAATCTATCATCTTATGTGCAATCTCCTTAACATACTTAGCATAACCTGGGTCCTCTATCAAGTGAATTGCTGCACAGAAAGCACCCCTAAACACCAAGACCCAGCAACCGTTATCTACCAACAACACTGTTGGTGGGTCTAACCTTGTGATTATCTCTGGGAACAGTTTCTCCATAACAGGAATCACAAAATCGTCATCAACAAGCGGCATTGTTAAGCACTGGAAGATATAAACTGCTCTCTGAAACTCTGTTTTACTCGATGCAATATAATCTCGTAGCTCATAGCATCTCTCCCCTTGGTAGACCAACATCTCATAGGCAACATGGTTCACCACCTGACCTAGGACTTGAAACATAGAGTATGAAACTCCTTGTTCCTTTAAGCAAGACATGAACAATGGCTGGAGTTGTCTCATCTCTGAAATGTCTATTTTCGCCTTCTTTGAAATGTGACGAGAGAGTACAACTTCAAGTCGTCTAATAGCTATCTCTCTGGTCCTATCTTCAAGATCAGTTGACGCAAAGATTTTCAAAAGTTCAAGTGATGATAAATACTTTAAATGGTCATACCAGGCACGATCAAATTCTTCTCCATGATCTTGAGTTTCGTGaggttgttgttttgtaaacAACATGTTGATCTTCGTCACAAGCTCATTGGTTTGTGTTCCAACTTCACTGAGTTTTCCGATCTGGCTCACGAACGTCGACACAAAACGGCATTGTACTTCACTGTACTTATACAGATTCATGTCTCTTGACACGAACCTTTCGAAATCTTGAAGCACTCGTACCAAAAACATTTCGTTTCCATTGTCCACTAGCTTCTTAGCTGATTCCACAATATTCACAAGCTGAAATCTCAATATCTTCTTTATCACGTCTTGTTTCATTCCTGTATTGAAAAACTGAATCCCTAATTTAACAACAGTTTGTAAAGCCAAGCTCCATTCTTCAACTCCACTTTCCTCAGGATTAAGCAAAACCTCCTTAGCTTTCTCTAAAATAATCGTCAGAAACTTCTTGATGAGTTCCTCGTAGCCAGGTGGCATATCTATGAAGACGTGAAACGCCTTGACAGGTTCTTCGCTACTCGCTAGCGATAAGATACAATCACCGAGTTCGTCCCATTTGTCTTTATGCAACTCCACAACATTGTAAGCTACACAAGACACGATCTTTCTAAGGATCTTGATTTCagattcttttatttcttgcaTTGTCAAGAATGCAATCAAAAGGGTTTTGATTTCATAGAGAGAGTCGAGAGAGAGTTTGCGATTTCTCAAACCGGTGAGAGTTTGGGAGAGTTGATAGAGTGATCGGAATCTGAGAATGCCATTAGAAGAAGACTGATAGAGCTTAAGAAGCTTTAGGGTTAAGCAACCTAGGTTACAAGAGACGCAGTAATCGTACAAAGCTCGCGATGTTTTATATTCTTCGGAGTCTTTACGCTTAAAGAGATTATCGACGATCATCGCTAGTTCTTCGTGGCTTTCACTCACAAGAATCTCTCTCGCTATTAACTGACGATTCAAAGATTCCGCCATTGCTATTCCTCCAGAAAATTTTCGTATCAGAATCTTCTACAAGTTGTTGTGCGTTTTTGTTACGAAGCTTAAGATGAACCGGAATTAACCGTATTTTTAGTCGAAATCATTCGGTTTATGACTTTAATTAACTCCAAAACTGAACCGAACGTACATTAATCATATTTAACGAACGTTCAGACAAAAACTTACACTAGAAGTTAAGAACAACAAAGATCTCCACCTTCTTTTATCACTCGTCGCCATCGTCAGAGATGGTAATCTTCTTACCGCAGAAAAGGCCCATCGTCAGAGGTAGAAGTAGTCAGTGCATCAGCGCAGATGGAACAATCAAGAGTACAAACATGACAAGTCTTTCTTAGgtggtgttattcaattatggaGTTAAAGTCAATTCTTTAAgctttagatttgttttttgatattgcttttaagaatatgtttgtatgaatttcaaaatctctgcaatatgtcttggattttgattctaATGATTTACTCATAAAACTCCAAAGAGCTTTcatttcaaatcaattaatatacaaagattttacaagtcttttagttttaaataacattggattttaatgaaatatttaaaatcttaattgaataacaccaaACTTTAGAATCTATTAAGCATGATTTACAAATATGAGTTCcaataacactagattttaaagCTGGATTTAGAATCATTAGTTAAATAACAGTGGATTAGTGTTGGATTTCAATTCTATTAAAATCCATTAACGAATAACACCCCCTTAGTTTGTTACATCATGTCGAACAagcaacaaaaccaaattttttgagtaaaaacagttttgaaaagattttttttaagatagcaaataatttattattttcaaacttCTATACTGAATATTAAAGGGAGAATAAATATAATGACCTATGTACGGGGATTAATAACTAGAATAATGGCCACAAAGGTAAGATTCTCAAACTAAATCATGCAACTCACCAGATCTTAAAAACATGCACATTTCATATACACCTAAACTTGTTCATGACAAGCTTTTGATTCAACTTTAGTTCTTTACATAATCACGAATGAACAAAGATCCGGCCATGGCCGATCCAAATCTGCAGATTCAAGTTGTCATTACCAGAGAACAAATAGGAAGGAATCAACATGAAACCATCTTCGGGATGTTCATTCGTCACTTTTTGTATGTTCTTCACCATAAATCCTTGCTTCAGTAAGCTATCAACGGTTATCTTCGCAAGACGGCATGATAACCTACCCACTCCCGGTGTCAAAGGTGCAATACAGCTCACACTGACATACACAGCATGCAAAGCCCTGAAAACTTGGACTACAATCACATGCCCATCGTTTTCTTCCTGAAGAATTGTGGTCTTCTTATTGAGGTCCAAGCTAATGGTTAAACGAGTATTCCACACGAACGAGATCAGATCATCTTTGTGTTCAGCACGGACGTGATTGTTGAGATCCTTGTAATACCCAGTGTAGTGGCAGTCAAGTATGGGGCAAGAACAAGGGGTGAAAACACATACCTGCTCATGACTAAAACGGTTTCCATAGGAGGTACTCTCCTTGCACCCGTATTT includes:
- a CDS encoding Protein with RING/U-box and TRAF-like domain (Protein with RING/U-box and TRAF-like domains; FUNCTIONS IN: ubiquitin-protein ligase activity, zinc ion binding; INVOLVED IN: multicellular organismal development, protein ubiquitination, ubiquitin-dependent protein catabolic process; LOCATED IN: nucleus, intracellular; EXPRESSED IN: 21 plant structures; EXPRESSED DURING: 13 growth stages; CONTAINS InterPro DOMAIN/s: Zinc finger, C2H2-like (InterPro:IPR015880), TRAF-like (InterPro:IPR008974), Seven-in-absentia protein, TRAF-like domain (InterPro:IPR018121), Zinc finger, SIAH-type (InterPro:IPR013010), Zinc finger, RING-type (InterPro:IPR001841), Seven In Absentia Homolog-type (InterPro:IPR013323), Seven-in-absentia protein, sina (InterPro:IPR004162); BEST Arabidopsis thaliana protein match is: Protein with RING/U-box and TRAF-like domains (TAIR:AT5G37910.1); Has 30201 Blast hits to 17322 proteins in 780 species: Archae - 12; Bacteria - 1396; Metazoa - 17338; Fungi - 3422; Plants - 5037; Viruses - 0; Other Eukaryotes - 2996 (source: NCBI BLink).); the protein is MVGAAILESPGEGIGSNSILSQKRQLSSSDAAKRDAKKRSTMLMDLEILDCPICYEAFTIPIFQCDNGHLACSSCCPKLNNKCPACTSPVGHNRCRAMESVLESILIPCPNAKLGCKKNVSYGKELTHEKECMFSHCACPALDCNYTSSYKDLYTHYRITHMEINQINTFICDIPLSVRMNISKKILIRTEHLTNHLFAVQCFREPYGVYVTVSCIAPSSPELSQYSYALSYTVDGHTVIYQSPEVKRVLKLSFQTPQENFMLIPNSLLRGDVLEMRISVKKLNKE
- a CDS encoding TRAF-like superfamily protein (TRAF-like superfamily protein; FUNCTIONS IN: ubiquitin-protein ligase activity, zinc ion binding; INVOLVED IN: multicellular organismal development, protein ubiquitination, ubiquitin-dependent protein catabolic process; LOCATED IN: nucleus, plasma membrane; CONTAINS InterPro DOMAIN/s: TRAF-like (InterPro:IPR008974), Seven-in-absentia protein, TRAF-like domain (InterPro:IPR018121), Zinc finger, SIAH-type (InterPro:IPR013010), Seven In Absentia Homolog-type (InterPro:IPR013323), Seven-in-absentia protein, sina (InterPro:IPR004162); BEST Arabidopsis thaliana protein match is: Protein with RING/U-box and TRAF-like domains (TAIR:AT5G37910.1); Has 1807 Blast hits to 1807 proteins in 277 species: Archae - 0; Bacteria - 0; Metazoa - 736; Fungi - 347; Plants - 385; Viruses - 0; Other Eukaryotes - 339 (source: NCBI BLink).) → MVGALEALISQGHGGERVAKRQRSATLLDLDILDCPICCEGLTCPIFQPMENILESILVTCPNDMFGCTESFLYGKKSTHEEECIFSLCSCPSLDCEYSGRYEDLYDHYKLTHISNSYWTTNCFRSSIPYKAPMLISDKIQITRVYEKKILFAVQCFRESCGVYVTVSCIAPSAPEVGQFSYQISYTVDEHTMVYRSPQMKRVRKVSFETPQENFMLIPHNLLRSELLDIKLSIVETSNQE